A stretch of Apis cerana isolate GH-2021 linkage group LG1, AcerK_1.0, whole genome shotgun sequence DNA encodes these proteins:
- the LOC107994873 gene encoding phenoloxidase-activating factor 3-like isoform X2 → MFLKKLVINMTDFRMVNVIVKVALFLRILQLTAETADQSPCPEYFRYISDSITGEIIGFVEIRSPPKGIPLTLSVKLSIAVALPSKYVGRLELAQPKEQSIREVMQGRPLHYKIHFPLPWPIPILTGLWFNDEHICSGLRVSGPIVTFIVLNHTLYPPSLKLNFDSNPINFPQPLPNFPSTQDNPPVVYQPITPSPDRSISIVNKQNKVECGRSSTKFNLLVAGGMNASRGQWPWLVAIFVVKKNFEFQCAGTLITNKHIITAAHCLLIDNINLPASTLLVSLGRYRLREWSEEGSVNREIAAYQLHPNYDKGGNADADLAVLSLREKVEYNDVIRPICLWTGPALLASVVGKSGYVVGWGRDENGNRHLQEPRQIKAPIEDCHWSNSDFVLFTSNRTFCAGLRNGSGPCNGDSGSGFVMYDPKTDRYYLRGIVSRSLLNRITMSCDLNQYIVYVDVAQHLEWVRNMISS, encoded by the exons atgtttttaaaaaaattagtgatAAATATGACAGA TTTCAGGATGGTGAATGTAATTGTCAAGGTTGCACTATTCCTCCGTATTCTTCAATTGACCGCAGAAACAGCTGATCAGTCGCCATGTCCCGAGTACTTCCGATATATTTCAGATTCTATCACAGGTGAAATCATTGGTTTTGTTGAGATACGATCGCCACCAAAAGGAATTCCTTTGACGCTTAGTGTCAAATTGAGCATTGCCGTTGCATTGCCATcg AAATATGTTGGTAGATTAGAATTAGCACAACCAAAGGAACAATCAATTAGAGAAGTTATGCAGGGTAGGcctttacattataaaatccaTTTTCCACTTCCTTGGCCAATACCCATTTTAACTGGTTTATGGTTTAACGATGAACATATTTGTTCAGGTTTACGcg tAAGTGGACCAATAGTCACGTTCATTGTCCTAAATCACACGCTGTACCCACCTTCGTTAAAGCTCAATTTCGACTCAAATCCCATTAATTTTCCTCAGCCTTTGCCAAACTTTCCATCCACTCAAGACAATCCACCGGTGGTATATCAGCCAATCACTCCATCACCTGACAGATCCATATCAATTGTCAACAAGCAAAATAAGGTGGAGTGTGGTAGAAGCAGTACTAAGTTCAATCTTCTAGTGGCTGGAGGAATGAATGCATCTCGGGGTCAGTGGCCCTGGCTGGTTGCAATTTTTGTCGTCAAAAAGAATTTCGAGTTCCAATGTGCGGGAACATTGATTACTAATAAGCACATTATTACAG ctGCACATTGTTTactaatagataatattaatttacctGCTAGTACACTGCTAGTATCCTTGGGACGCTATCGCCTTCGAGAATGGTCAGAAGAGGGTTCTGTAAATCGAGAAATAGCAGCGTACCAGCTCCATCCTAATTATGACAAAGGGGGGAATGCTGATGCGGATTTAGCAGTGTTGAGTCTGAGAGAGAAAGTAGAGTATAATGATGTAATCAGACCAATCTGTCTCTGGACAGGGCCTGCACTTCTTGCCAGTGTTGTGGGAAAGTCTGGATATGTGGTCGGATGGGGACGTGATGAAAATGGAAATCGCCATCTGCAAGAGCCTCGACAGATCAAAGCTCCCATT gAGGATTGTCACTGGAGCAACTCAGATTTCGTCTTGTTCACTTCGAACCGGACATTTTGTGCGGGTTTAAGAAATGGAAGTGGTCCTTGCAACGGTGATAGTGGAAGCGGTTTTGTGATGTACGATCCTAAAACGGATCGTTACTATTTGCGAGGAATCGTTTCGAGATCGTTGCTGAATAGAATCACTATGTCTTGTGATTTAAATCAGTATATAGTTTACGTGGACGTTGCACAACATTTGGAATGGGTACGAAATATGATCTCGTCgtag
- the LOC107994873 gene encoding serine protease gd-like isoform X1: protein MFLKKLVINMTDFRMVNVIVKVALFLRILQLTAETADQSPCPEYFRYISDSITGEIIGFVEIRSPPKGIPLTLSVKLSIAVALPSKYVGRLELAQPKEQSIREVMQGRPLHYKIHFPLPWPIPILTGLWFNDEHICSGLRVSGPIVTFIVLNHTLYPPSLKLNFDSNPINFPQPLPNFPSTQDNPPVVYQPITPSPDRSISIVNKQNKVECGRSSTKFNLLVAGGMNASRGQWPWLVAIFVVKKNFEFQCAGTLITNKHIITAAHCLLIDNINLPASTLLVSLGRYRLREWSEEGSVNREIAAYQLHPNYDKGGNADADLAVLSLREKVEYNDVIRPICLWTGPALLASVVGKSGYVVGWGRDENGNRHLQEPRQIKAPIVRQEDCHWSNSDFVLFTSNRTFCAGLRNGSGPCNGDSGSGFVMYDPKTDRYYLRGIVSRSLLNRITMSCDLNQYIVYVDVAQHLEWVRNMISS, encoded by the exons atgtttttaaaaaaattagtgatAAATATGACAGA TTTCAGGATGGTGAATGTAATTGTCAAGGTTGCACTATTCCTCCGTATTCTTCAATTGACCGCAGAAACAGCTGATCAGTCGCCATGTCCCGAGTACTTCCGATATATTTCAGATTCTATCACAGGTGAAATCATTGGTTTTGTTGAGATACGATCGCCACCAAAAGGAATTCCTTTGACGCTTAGTGTCAAATTGAGCATTGCCGTTGCATTGCCATcg AAATATGTTGGTAGATTAGAATTAGCACAACCAAAGGAACAATCAATTAGAGAAGTTATGCAGGGTAGGcctttacattataaaatccaTTTTCCACTTCCTTGGCCAATACCCATTTTAACTGGTTTATGGTTTAACGATGAACATATTTGTTCAGGTTTACGcg tAAGTGGACCAATAGTCACGTTCATTGTCCTAAATCACACGCTGTACCCACCTTCGTTAAAGCTCAATTTCGACTCAAATCCCATTAATTTTCCTCAGCCTTTGCCAAACTTTCCATCCACTCAAGACAATCCACCGGTGGTATATCAGCCAATCACTCCATCACCTGACAGATCCATATCAATTGTCAACAAGCAAAATAAGGTGGAGTGTGGTAGAAGCAGTACTAAGTTCAATCTTCTAGTGGCTGGAGGAATGAATGCATCTCGGGGTCAGTGGCCCTGGCTGGTTGCAATTTTTGTCGTCAAAAAGAATTTCGAGTTCCAATGTGCGGGAACATTGATTACTAATAAGCACATTATTACAG ctGCACATTGTTTactaatagataatattaatttacctGCTAGTACACTGCTAGTATCCTTGGGACGCTATCGCCTTCGAGAATGGTCAGAAGAGGGTTCTGTAAATCGAGAAATAGCAGCGTACCAGCTCCATCCTAATTATGACAAAGGGGGGAATGCTGATGCGGATTTAGCAGTGTTGAGTCTGAGAGAGAAAGTAGAGTATAATGATGTAATCAGACCAATCTGTCTCTGGACAGGGCCTGCACTTCTTGCCAGTGTTGTGGGAAAGTCTGGATATGTGGTCGGATGGGGACGTGATGAAAATGGAAATCGCCATCTGCAAGAGCCTCGACAGATCAAAGCTCCCATTGTACGTCAG gAGGATTGTCACTGGAGCAACTCAGATTTCGTCTTGTTCACTTCGAACCGGACATTTTGTGCGGGTTTAAGAAATGGAAGTGGTCCTTGCAACGGTGATAGTGGAAGCGGTTTTGTGATGTACGATCCTAAAACGGATCGTTACTATTTGCGAGGAATCGTTTCGAGATCGTTGCTGAATAGAATCACTATGTCTTGTGATTTAAATCAGTATATAGTTTACGTGGACGTTGCACAACATTTGGAATGGGTACGAAATATGATCTCGTCgtag
- the LOC107994873 gene encoding serine protease gd-like isoform X3, translated as MVNVIVKVALFLRILQLTAETADQSPCPEYFRYISDSITGEIIGFVEIRSPPKGIPLTLSVKLSIAVALPSKYVGRLELAQPKEQSIREVMQGRPLHYKIHFPLPWPIPILTGLWFNDEHICSGLRVSGPIVTFIVLNHTLYPPSLKLNFDSNPINFPQPLPNFPSTQDNPPVVYQPITPSPDRSISIVNKQNKVECGRSSTKFNLLVAGGMNASRGQWPWLVAIFVVKKNFEFQCAGTLITNKHIITAAHCLLIDNINLPASTLLVSLGRYRLREWSEEGSVNREIAAYQLHPNYDKGGNADADLAVLSLREKVEYNDVIRPICLWTGPALLASVVGKSGYVVGWGRDENGNRHLQEPRQIKAPIVRQEDCHWSNSDFVLFTSNRTFCAGLRNGSGPCNGDSGSGFVMYDPKTDRYYLRGIVSRSLLNRITMSCDLNQYIVYVDVAQHLEWVRNMISS; from the exons ATGGTGAATGTAATTGTCAAGGTTGCACTATTCCTCCGTATTCTTCAATTGACCGCAGAAACAGCTGATCAGTCGCCATGTCCCGAGTACTTCCGATATATTTCAGATTCTATCACAGGTGAAATCATTGGTTTTGTTGAGATACGATCGCCACCAAAAGGAATTCCTTTGACGCTTAGTGTCAAATTGAGCATTGCCGTTGCATTGCCATcg AAATATGTTGGTAGATTAGAATTAGCACAACCAAAGGAACAATCAATTAGAGAAGTTATGCAGGGTAGGcctttacattataaaatccaTTTTCCACTTCCTTGGCCAATACCCATTTTAACTGGTTTATGGTTTAACGATGAACATATTTGTTCAGGTTTACGcg tAAGTGGACCAATAGTCACGTTCATTGTCCTAAATCACACGCTGTACCCACCTTCGTTAAAGCTCAATTTCGACTCAAATCCCATTAATTTTCCTCAGCCTTTGCCAAACTTTCCATCCACTCAAGACAATCCACCGGTGGTATATCAGCCAATCACTCCATCACCTGACAGATCCATATCAATTGTCAACAAGCAAAATAAGGTGGAGTGTGGTAGAAGCAGTACTAAGTTCAATCTTCTAGTGGCTGGAGGAATGAATGCATCTCGGGGTCAGTGGCCCTGGCTGGTTGCAATTTTTGTCGTCAAAAAGAATTTCGAGTTCCAATGTGCGGGAACATTGATTACTAATAAGCACATTATTACAG ctGCACATTGTTTactaatagataatattaatttacctGCTAGTACACTGCTAGTATCCTTGGGACGCTATCGCCTTCGAGAATGGTCAGAAGAGGGTTCTGTAAATCGAGAAATAGCAGCGTACCAGCTCCATCCTAATTATGACAAAGGGGGGAATGCTGATGCGGATTTAGCAGTGTTGAGTCTGAGAGAGAAAGTAGAGTATAATGATGTAATCAGACCAATCTGTCTCTGGACAGGGCCTGCACTTCTTGCCAGTGTTGTGGGAAAGTCTGGATATGTGGTCGGATGGGGACGTGATGAAAATGGAAATCGCCATCTGCAAGAGCCTCGACAGATCAAAGCTCCCATTGTACGTCAG gAGGATTGTCACTGGAGCAACTCAGATTTCGTCTTGTTCACTTCGAACCGGACATTTTGTGCGGGTTTAAGAAATGGAAGTGGTCCTTGCAACGGTGATAGTGGAAGCGGTTTTGTGATGTACGATCCTAAAACGGATCGTTACTATTTGCGAGGAATCGTTTCGAGATCGTTGCTGAATAGAATCACTATGTCTTGTGATTTAAATCAGTATATAGTTTACGTGGACGTTGCACAACATTTGGAATGGGTACGAAATATGATCTCGTCgtag